Genomic segment of Myxococcus stipitatus:
CCCTCTCCCTCGAGGACCTGGACGACGCGGCACGCGAGGCGCTCGTCGCCCGCTCGCCGCTCCAAGGCGAACCCGAGGCGCGCCCCAGCGGGCTGCTGTCCGGATTGAAGAAGCTCTTCGGCCGCCGCTGAGCGCTTCTCCGGCCGGCTTCTCGCGGGCCTTCCGGACCACCGCCACCCCAGCGGCCCCTCTCTGTAGCCAACTCAACGGATGCCCACCTTTCCGCTGACCCAAACTGCGGGGAGGGATGCGATGCGACGATTGATGGTGGGAGGAGTTGCCGCTGCGGCGTTGGGACTGGCCACTCCTGCCGTGGCCGCCGTGGAAGCGCAGAACGTCGCCAAGGGACTTGGCGTCAGGCAGGACCCGGCCTTCGGGTTCGACTTTCACCTGGGCATGGGCAGCCTGACGGGCTCGCTCGGTGACGACATCGGGCTGGGCTGGCTCGTGGGCTTCAACGCCGTGACGATGCCCTGGAAGTACGTGGGCCTCGAGGTCGGCTATGAGCTCGAGCGTCTCCCCATCAAGGCCAGACGCGTGGGCGACGAGGGCGAGGCCCTGTGGCGCAACAACCTGGGCCTCCTCGTGAAGGCCGGGCCGCTCATCCAGGAGAAGTGGCGGCCCTATATCGGCACCGGCTTCGGCCTCAGCTACTTCAACCCGTCCGACGGCGCCGACGACGTCTACGACAACGACTGGGCCACTGAAATCCCCATCATCGTCGGCGTCGAATACAGCCTCGGCACCTTCTACGCGGGCATCCGAGGCTCCTACAGCTTCATCGGCGGCGAGGACATCGTGGACCGTCCCGGCACGACGGAGAACGCCCACGGCGGTCTCCTCAATGCCTCGCTCACGCTGGGCGCCCGCTTCTAGCGGGCTCCCGCGTCACACCGTCGCCAGACGCAGCACCGTCTCGGGGCGTGGGTCCTTCGCCCACGCCTCGAGCAACACCGCCGCGGGCGAGCGCTTCGACGCCGCCACTTCCGCCAGCGGCTCCAACAGCGGCGCATCCGCGGCATCCAGCCGCTGCAGGCCCCGCCGCGCAATCCCCACCATCTCCTCCGCCAGCCGGTACAGCTCCTGGGAGCCCAGCCGCCCCTCCAGCCCCTCGCGGCGCGCGGTGTCGTGGAAGGCCAGGTGCTCGGTGTACGTCAGCTTCGGCAGGAGCTTCTCCGCCTCGTCCAGCGCGGTGGCGTCGTAGAGGATGCCTCGCCACAGCGCCGCCAGCGCGCCCGTCATCCCCGCGGTGCCGCAGTCCGCGCCGCGCACCTCGAGGACCTTCTTCAGCCGGACCTCGGGGAAGAGCGTGGACAGGTGGTCCGTCCAGTCGTCCAGGTCCGCGGGCTGTCCCTCGAACCCGTCGCGCAGGAGCTGACGGAACGTCAGCTTCGGGTGCAGGTACTGCCCCTGGCGGCGCAGGAAGAGCAGCGGCGCATCCATCGCCCACTCGACATAGGCGCGGTACGAGAACGAGCCGTCGAAGAACGCGGGCAGGTATCCGCAGCGCGTCGGGTCGACCTCGTCCCAAACGCGGTTGCGGAAGGACATGTAGCCGGAGGGCTTGCCCTCCACCAACGGGCTGTTGGCGTAGAGCGCGTTCATGATGGGCGCCAGCCGCGCCACCACCACCGTCTTCCGGACGCAGTCCGCCTCATCCGTCCAGTCGAGCGACACCTGCCCCGTGGCCGTCATCAACATCATGTTGAGCGCCAGCCGGCCGCGCTCCGGCAGCGTGCGCCGCATGATGAGGTAGCGCGTCTTGGGCATCCACGGCATCGACGCCGTCGTCCCCGTGAGGCGATACCCCAACGTCACCAGCCGCAGTCCCAGCGCCCCCGCCGCCGCCTTCACCTGCGCCAGGTGCGCCAGGTTCTCCGCATGGGCCTCGCGGGCCGTGACGAAGGGACTTCCGGACAGCTCGAACTGCCCCCCCGGCTCCAGGGAGATGGTCGCCGCGCCCTGGGCCTGCTGGAGCGCGATAATGGGGGACTCGGGCGTCTCGCGGAACGGGACGTAGCCGTCCGGCGCCAGCCGGCTCAACAGCGCCCCCACCCCCGACGCGCCCTCATAGGGGACGGGCGAGTCACCGCCGACCGGGAACAGGAGCTTTTCGTGCTCCAGGCCCAGGCGCAGTGCGCCATGAGGCTTCTCGGCGGACCGGAAACCCGTCACCAGCATGTCGACGGAGGTGATGGGTTCGGAAGCAGCGCGCTTGAGGTCGAGGGACATGTGCGCGCCCTATATAACGGGGACCTCCGGACCCGCTTTCGATTTGCGCACCGCGCCCGCCATGAGCCCCTCCTCTCCCGTCCCCACCATCGCCCCCGAGCCCCGCCTGTCCGATTTCTTCCAGGGCCTGGGACTGCTCGGCCGGGCCTCCGGCCTCATCCTCCGCTCCCGCCGGCTCTTCGCCCTGTCCGCCCTGTGCGCCGCCGTCACCGCCATCGCCCTGGTGGGCCTGGCCTGGCTCCTGTGGAACCACGCCCCGCGCCTGCTGGGCTCACTCTGGACCCTCCCCGACTCCTGGTACGGCCGGGGCGCCTGGTACACCCTCCTGGTCCTCACCTCGCTCGTGCTCTGGGTGGTGGGCGCCAACATCGTCCCGCCGCTCCTCCTGGCCCCCCTCCAGGACCCCCTCTCCGAGGTCACCGAGTCCCTCTGCGGAGGCGACGAAGGCCCGCCCTTCAGCCTCGCGGGCTTCATGCGGGGCATCGTCACGGGCGTGGCGCATACCCTGGCCCGGCTCTTCTTCCTCATCGCCGGGCTGACGCTCCTGCTGCCCCTGCATCTGATTCCCGGAGTGGGGAGCGTCTTGTGGACGGTGCTCGGCGGCCTGTGGACCATGACCTGGATGGCCGGGGAGTTCCTGGCCGCCCCCATGACGAGGCACCTCTACCCCTTCGCCGAGGTGCGCCGGATGCTCCGTGAGCGCCGAGCCCTCTGCCTCGGACTGGGAGCCGGCGTCTATGTCCTCTTGTGGCTGCCCATCCTGAACACCTTCTTCCTCCCGGTGGCCATCGTCGCGGGCACCCTGCTCTACCGGGGCATGCGCCAGGCGGGCATCCTCCCCCCGCCGCCCAGCGGCCAGGCAGGGGGCGGTGCCCTGAAATAAACGCCGCCACCGACTGTCGGTCCCACCTGGACGGGAACGCAGTGCCCACCAGGGACGTTCTGCCTCTTCAGCGGGGAGTCGACGCCTTGAAGCACCAGGAGGCCGTGATTAGGCTTGCCTGGCCGCTTCAATGCCCAGCTACCGTTTCAAAGGTTCGGATTTTCTAGGCATTTCACGCCACACCCCGGGGCGCTCCAACGCGCTCCAGCTTGGATGAATCACATGCCGCGTTTTCTCCGCCGCATCACCGCTGTTGCCGTGCTCCTCGGTGCCTGGGCACTCGTGGGCAGCCACCGCGCACCGATTCCGCTGATGATGGGCGCGGCCGAGGCCGGGCAGGGCCAGGGGACCTGGGACGGCAGCCTGCCCACCGCCAAGGGGGAGAAGGCTCCTCACGACCTCAACAGCCTTCGCGTGCTGACCAAGGTCATCCTTTATGTGAAGGAGAACTACGTCGACCCCAAGCGCATCAAGCCGAAGGAGATGATGATCTCCTCGCTGGAGTACGTGGAGAAGAGCGTCCCGGACGTGCTGGTCGACGGCAACGCGGAGACGGGCAAGCTGTCCGTCAACGTCAACGGCAAGACGCGTGAGTTCGACATCGGGCATGTCGACTCGCTGTGGAAGATGTCCTTCGCGCTCAAGGACGTGTTCGACTTCCTGTCGAAGAACATGCGTCCCATTGAGGACACGCGCGACATCGAGTACGCGGCGGTCAACGGCATGCTGTCCACGCTGGACCCGCACTCGGTGCTCCTCAGGCCGGAGCTGTACCGGGAGATGAAGCTGTCCACCAAGGGCGAGTTCGGTGGCCTGGGCTTCGTCATCCAGATGCGCGAGGGCAACCTCACCGTCGTCAAGGTGCTGCCCAAGACGCCCGCGCACCGCGCCGGCATCCAGAAGGACGACCGCATCAAGAAGATTGGCGAGGAGTCCACCGTCAACATGGACCTCAACGAGGCCGTGTCCAAGCTGCGCGGCCCGGTGGACAGCCGAATCACCATCACGGTGGAGCGCGATGGCTGGGACAAGCCGCGCGTGATGACGCTGGCGCGCGCGATGATTTCCATCGAGAGCGTGCAGCACAAGATGCTCGCCGGAAACGTGGGCTACATCCGCCTGAAGAACTTCCAGGGCAACACCACGCGAGACCTGGAGGCGGGGCTGAGCGAGCTGCGCAAGCAGGCCGACGCCAAGGGCGGCTTCAAGGGCCTGGTGCTGGACCTGCGCGGCAACCCAGGCGGTCTGCTCGAGCAGGCCATCCAGGTGTCCGACACGTTCCTGTCCAACGGCACCATCGTCGCGACGGTGGGCCTGTCGGACAAGCTGCGCGAGGAGAAGCGCGCGCGCCCCACGGAGGGCGAGGACGCGTACCCCATCGCGGTGCTGGTCAACGCGGGCAGCGCCTCTGCGTCGGAAATCGTGGCGGGCGCGCTGAAGAACCTCAACCGCGCGGTCATCATCGGCCGGCAGACGTTCGGCAAGGGCAGCGTGCAGGTGCTGTACGACTTCCCGGATGACAGCGCGCTGAAGCTGACCATCGCCAAGTACCTGACGCCCGGCGACGTCTCCATCCAGGAGGTCGGCATCGTCCCGGACATCCAGCTGGTGCCCACGCGGGTCACGGACGAGCGCGTGGACGTGTTCGCGTCGCGCCGCTCCATGGGTGAGGCGGACCTGGACCAGCACTTCGGCAACCCGGACTCGGCCACGGTCGCGAAGAAGCGCGAGGACGTGCTGGACCGCGAGAAGCCGCGCGAGAGCCTCAAGTACCTGAAGGTCGACCCCAAGCAGCAGGAGAAGCTGGCCACCGCCGCCAAGGAGGAGCCCAAGACGGCGCCCAAGGTCGCGGCGACGGAGAAGCACGGCGAGCAGAAGAAGCACGGGGAGAACGACCCGCTGCTCGACACGGCGGGCCAGGGCGAGGACCTGGACGACCAGCTCGACGCGGAGTCGCAGGACGAAATCAAGGAGGACTTCGAGGTGCAGTTCGCGCGCGACTACGTGCTGCGCGCGCCGGCCAACACCCGTCAGCAGCAGCTGCAGCAGGGCAAGGGCTTCATCGAGCAGAAGCGTCGCGAGGAAGAGGCGCGCATCAACGCCGCCATCGCCGCGCTGGGCGTGGACTGGAGCCCGGGCCCGACGCCCAAGAGCGTGCAGCTGGCCGCGACGCTCTCGCCTTCTCCGGACGCGAAGATTGCCGCCGGAGACATGCTGGAGATGGTGGTGACGGCGGAGAACAAGGGCACCGAGCCCCTCAAGCGCGTGCGCGCGTGGACGGAGAGCGACAACGCGTTCCTCGACCGCCGCGAGTTCCTCTTCGGCGCGCTGAACCCGGGTGAGAAGAAGTCGTGGAAGGTGAAGGTGCGGCTGCCCAAGGACCTCACCAGCCGCCGCGACGACGTGACGGTGCGCTTCTTCGACGACCACGGCGCGCTGCCGGAGACGCGCGTGGCGGAGCTGAACTTCGTGGAGCTGCCGCGCCCGTCCTTCGCGTTCAACTGGCAGGTCATCGACGACTGCGCCACGTGCAACAGCGACGGCGTGGTGCAGCGGGGCGAGTCCGTGGCGGTGATGCTCGACGTGACCAACGTGGGCACTGGCGTCGCGCTGGACTCCTTCACGCAAATCAAGAATGGCGGCGACGCGAACATCTTCATCGAGAAGGGCCGCTTCAAGCTGGGCGAGCTCAAGCCGGGCGAGACGAAGACGGCTCGGTTCCAGGTGGAGGTGAAGAAGGGCTACAAGGGCGACACCTTCCCGCTGAAGCTGGCCATCATCGACGAGCCGCTGGAGGAGTTCGTCATGGAGAAGATGGAGCTGCCCGTGACGGACGCCGGGGTGGCGACGCTGGATGCGAAGAAGGGCCAGGTCCGCCTGACGGAGAAGACGGAGCTGCTGGGCTCGCCGGTGGCGGATGGCCGTCCGGTGGCCCGGGTGAACGCGGCCTCCGCGGTGCTTCCGGTGGAGGCGGCGAACAAGGGCTTCTACCGCGTGGAGATGGAGAAGGGCCGCTTCGCCTTCGTGCGCGCGCAGGATGCGCGTGAGGTGAAGTCGGGCAAGGCCGCCGCGCCGAAGCTGGCGTGGACGACCACCCGCCGTCCTCCGGACATCCGGCTGGAGGTGGACCCGTCCGCGGGCGGCCTGGTCGCCAACGGGGACAAGTTCACCCTGTCCGGCGTGGTGACGGACCCCAACGGCCTGCTGGACGTCTACGTGCTGGTGAATGACCAGAAGGTCTACTTCAAGGGCGTGGACCCCAAGGGCGGCGAGCCCAACACGCTGAAGTTCTCCACCGAGTTCGCGCTGAAGGAGGGCAACAACAACGTGCTGGTGGTGGCTCGCGAGAGCACCGACTTCGCCAGCCGCCGCACGCTGGTCATCCGCCGCCGCCCAGCGGAGGTGGCGCAGAAGGTCTCCAGCCCCGTGCCCAGCGGGACGAAGCCGCAGGCGCAATAAGCGCGGTTTTCAACCCACCGCCGAATCCGGGCGGTCCGTCCGACGGGGTTCCTCAGGGAGCCCCTCGGGAGGACCGCCCGTTTTGTTGACGCTCCTTGCAGGCAGGCGTTAGCGTCCGACGCCGTGGGGTGCCCCCGGCCGGTGGGTTCCCGGGAGGCGGTGACTCGAATGCGGACGTTCAGTCGGTGGTTCGCCCTGGCGGTGAGTGTCTCTGGTGCGACCGCGTACGCGGACGACAATGACCTGCGCATCGCCGACTTCGGGAACCCCAAGGCCAGCACCACAGGTGGCTCCACGAACTTCGCCGCCAACGCGGACTTCCAGGCCTTCGCCCGAATCATGGGCGCCGCCATCACCTCGGCGAACCTGATGCCGCCGGAGACGACGGGCCACTCCGCCTGGGCCGTCAACGCGGAGCTGTCCGTGGTGAACCTGCCCGACAGCGTGCGCATCCCCACGGAGAACCCCGAGCAGCCCTCCACGGTGCTCATTCCGTCCGTCCACGTGCGCAAGGGCCTGCCCTTCTCGCTGGAGCTCGGCGGGCGCGTGGGCTGGGTGGAGAAGAGCAGCCAGGTGGTGGCCACGGGCGAGGTGAAGTGGGCCGCCAACGAGGGCTTCACGTGGCTGCCGGACGTGGGCGTGCGCGGACACGTGACGAAGCTGTTCGGCGCCCGCGACTTGAACCTGACGGTGCTGGGCCTGGACATCGGCGTCGGCAAGCAGTTCCCGCTGGGCGGCATGGTGACGCTGACGCCCTACGGTGGCCTGGACCTGGGCTTCATCGGCGCCACCACGAACCGCCTCGATTTCAACCCGTCGCGCAGCTACGAGGACTCCACCGCGAACAACTCGCGCGCGGCGCTGGAGGACACGGGCAGCTACAAGAAGGTGTCCTTCGGCGACAACATGAACCAGCGCTTCTATGGCGGCGTGCGGTTCATTGGCGGAGTGCTGCAGCTGGGCGCGGAGCTGTCGATAACGCGCACCGGCAGCGTCGACACGCCTCGCGCGGACAACCCCAACGCGCTGGAAGACCGGGGCCTGCCCGGGGTGTTCGCCTTCAACACGACGCTCGGCCTGGACTTCTGAGGTCCGCCGCTCAGGCCACGGCGCGCAGGGAGTCTCGCAGCGCGCCGGGCCGGTTGGTGATGAGGTAGCTGACGCCCATCCGCTCGAGCTCCCGGGCTCGCGAGGCGTCATCCACCGTCCACGTGGCCACCCGCAGCCCCGCGGCACGCCACGCGGCGACGCGCTCCGGCGTGCAGTCCCCGTGGAAGGGATGCACCGAGTGGGACGAGACGAGCGGGCTCACCGCGTACGCCTGAACGCTCCAGCGCCGGTCCGGGTCGATGAGGTAGCCCCGGCGCAGCTCGGGTGCGGCGGCGAGCAGCCGGAAGAGACACATCGGGTTGAAGCTGGAGACCACGACACGCTCGGACACGCCCTGGCGCCGCACCAGGTCCGCGACCTTCCGGGCGAGGCCGTCGTCGTCGAAGCGCTCGCACTTGAGCTCGATGTTGATGATGAACTGCGGAGGCAGGGCATCCAGCACCTCCTCCAGCAGGGGGATTCGCGCCGGGGCGAAGCCGAGCGGCGTGCCTACGTCGGCCTGGCGCAGCTTCCACCACGGCGTGGTGCGCACCTCCCAGGGCAGGCCCGCGAGCCGCTCCAGCCGCTCGTCGTGGCAGACCACCACCTCGCCCGAGCCACACACCATGGCGTCCAGCTCCACACCGTCGGCG
This window contains:
- a CDS encoding MXAN_5808 family serine peptidase is translated as MNHMPRFLRRITAVAVLLGAWALVGSHRAPIPLMMGAAEAGQGQGTWDGSLPTAKGEKAPHDLNSLRVLTKVILYVKENYVDPKRIKPKEMMISSLEYVEKSVPDVLVDGNAETGKLSVNVNGKTREFDIGHVDSLWKMSFALKDVFDFLSKNMRPIEDTRDIEYAAVNGMLSTLDPHSVLLRPELYREMKLSTKGEFGGLGFVIQMREGNLTVVKVLPKTPAHRAGIQKDDRIKKIGEESTVNMDLNEAVSKLRGPVDSRITITVERDGWDKPRVMTLARAMISIESVQHKMLAGNVGYIRLKNFQGNTTRDLEAGLSELRKQADAKGGFKGLVLDLRGNPGGLLEQAIQVSDTFLSNGTIVATVGLSDKLREEKRARPTEGEDAYPIAVLVNAGSASASEIVAGALKNLNRAVIIGRQTFGKGSVQVLYDFPDDSALKLTIAKYLTPGDVSIQEVGIVPDIQLVPTRVTDERVDVFASRRSMGEADLDQHFGNPDSATVAKKREDVLDREKPRESLKYLKVDPKQQEKLATAAKEEPKTAPKVAATEKHGEQKKHGENDPLLDTAGQGEDLDDQLDAESQDEIKEDFEVQFARDYVLRAPANTRQQQLQQGKGFIEQKRREEEARINAAIAALGVDWSPGPTPKSVQLAATLSPSPDAKIAAGDMLEMVVTAENKGTEPLKRVRAWTESDNAFLDRREFLFGALNPGEKKSWKVKVRLPKDLTSRRDDVTVRFFDDHGALPETRVAELNFVELPRPSFAFNWQVIDDCATCNSDGVVQRGESVAVMLDVTNVGTGVALDSFTQIKNGGDANIFIEKGRFKLGELKPGETKTARFQVEVKKGYKGDTFPLKLAIIDEPLEEFVMEKMELPVTDAGVATLDAKKGQVRLTEKTELLGSPVADGRPVARVNAASAVLPVEAANKGFYRVEMEKGRFAFVRAQDAREVKSGKAAAPKLAWTTTRRPPDIRLEVDPSAGGLVANGDKFTLSGVVTDPNGLLDVYVLVNDQKVYFKGVDPKGGEPNTLKFSTEFALKEGNNNVLVVARESTDFASRRTLVIRRRPAEVAQKVSSPVPSGTKPQAQ
- a CDS encoding glycerophosphodiester phosphodiesterase, which translates into the protein MLLLAHRGASADAPENTLEAFAEAARQGADGVELDAMVCGSGEVVVCHDERLERLAGLPWEVRTTPWWKLRQADVGTPLGFAPARIPLLEEVLDALPPQFIINIELKCERFDDDGLARKVADLVRRQGVSERVVVSSFNPMCLFRLLAAAPELRRGYLIDPDRRWSVQAYAVSPLVSSHSVHPFHGDCTPERVAAWRAAGLRVATWTVDDASRARELERMGVSYLITNRPGALRDSLRAVA
- a CDS encoding EI24 domain-containing protein — encoded protein: MSPSSPVPTIAPEPRLSDFFQGLGLLGRASGLILRSRRLFALSALCAAVTAIALVGLAWLLWNHAPRLLGSLWTLPDSWYGRGAWYTLLVLTSLVLWVVGANIVPPLLLAPLQDPLSEVTESLCGGDEGPPFSLAGFMRGIVTGVAHTLARLFFLIAGLTLLLPLHLIPGVGSVLWTVLGGLWTMTWMAGEFLAAPMTRHLYPFAEVRRMLRERRALCLGLGAGVYVLLWLPILNTFFLPVAIVAGTLLYRGMRQAGILPPPPSGQAGGGALK
- a CDS encoding glutamate--cysteine ligase, which encodes MSLDLKRAASEPITSVDMLVTGFRSAEKPHGALRLGLEHEKLLFPVGGDSPVPYEGASGVGALLSRLAPDGYVPFRETPESPIIALQQAQGAATISLEPGGQFELSGSPFVTAREAHAENLAHLAQVKAAAGALGLRLVTLGYRLTGTTASMPWMPKTRYLIMRRTLPERGRLALNMMLMTATGQVSLDWTDEADCVRKTVVVARLAPIMNALYANSPLVEGKPSGYMSFRNRVWDEVDPTRCGYLPAFFDGSFSYRAYVEWAMDAPLLFLRRQGQYLHPKLTFRQLLRDGFEGQPADLDDWTDHLSTLFPEVRLKKVLEVRGADCGTAGMTGALAALWRGILYDATALDEAEKLLPKLTYTEHLAFHDTARREGLEGRLGSQELYRLAEEMVGIARRGLQRLDAADAPLLEPLAEVAASKRSPAAVLLEAWAKDPRPETVLRLATV